One Sphingopyxis macrogoltabida genomic region harbors:
- a CDS encoding molybdopterin-containing oxidoreductase family protein: MEGELANGAAIRTETTSFCRLCEAFCGTVIAVEDGRPVKLSPDRDNPHTQGHICVKGAAIVDIANDPDRVLRPLKRIGGPGEFAPVSWDEALDDIAARLKAIIDSDGPEAVATYFGNPGAFSTDTFMSSQWFLQRIGSTKFYAAGSQDSTSRHLASWILYGVAFRNAIPDLPNCDFLIITGANPLVSHGGLLTAPRMRHDLDAIAERGRVIVIDPRRTETAKRYEHVAIQPDADAWLHAAMLKVMIDTDVVDESFLAAHCSGWPELRAAVGGIDLDEAAMATGIARDDIEQLARDFAAAPRAAMYGRVGLCRGRFSTIANLLLDAINIAGGKFGKVGGSTFGAFPLAEGAEPLSGYGEHRTRVGDLPVVAGLMPAAALPDDILEPGKGRVRAMMVIAGNPVLSAPGGERLERALESLALLFSVDLYVTETNRFAHYILPAATFLEKDDIPLIGLSHMVRPYIQYARAAVPPMGEAREEKAIFDNLVARMGLGSIAPTPGLRWLERQGMSITPLTLVELALRHGPLGKRRGEAALSFAKLAGMPHGTMLDLPLTYDGWADHIATDDRRIRLWHPIIADEFARFATEHSSPAGDGTLKLFSQRKLKSMNSWMHNPEKLARSQGPTLLVHPADAARHGLSDGGEARVANEHGSVEVAVEISEDVVEGAVCYPHGWGHNGGWRHANTLPGANINLLLGLGPAAVELVSGTTFIDGLPVTVTPVAA; the protein is encoded by the coding sequence ATGGAGGGTGAATTGGCGAACGGCGCCGCGATTCGAACCGAGACGACGAGCTTCTGCCGCCTGTGCGAGGCTTTTTGCGGCACCGTGATCGCGGTCGAGGACGGCCGCCCGGTCAAGCTCTCTCCCGACCGCGACAACCCGCACACGCAGGGGCATATCTGCGTCAAGGGCGCCGCGATCGTCGACATCGCGAACGACCCCGACCGCGTGCTGCGGCCGCTGAAACGCATCGGCGGTCCCGGCGAGTTCGCCCCGGTTTCGTGGGATGAAGCGCTGGACGATATCGCCGCGCGGCTGAAAGCGATCATCGACAGTGACGGCCCCGAAGCGGTCGCGACCTATTTCGGCAACCCCGGCGCCTTTTCGACCGACACTTTCATGTCGAGCCAATGGTTCCTGCAGCGGATCGGCAGCACCAAATTCTATGCCGCGGGGTCGCAGGACAGCACGTCGCGCCATCTGGCGAGCTGGATTCTCTATGGCGTCGCCTTCCGCAACGCGATCCCCGATCTGCCCAATTGCGACTTCCTCATCATCACCGGTGCCAATCCGCTGGTTTCGCACGGCGGCCTGCTGACCGCACCGCGGATGCGCCACGATCTCGACGCCATTGCCGAACGCGGCCGGGTGATCGTGATCGACCCGCGCCGGACCGAAACCGCCAAACGATATGAGCATGTCGCGATTCAGCCCGACGCCGACGCCTGGCTGCATGCCGCGATGCTCAAGGTGATGATCGACACGGACGTCGTCGACGAAAGCTTCCTCGCCGCCCACTGTTCGGGCTGGCCCGAATTGCGCGCAGCGGTCGGCGGCATCGACCTCGACGAGGCCGCGATGGCGACGGGCATCGCGCGCGACGACATCGAACAACTGGCGCGCGATTTCGCCGCTGCCCCGCGCGCCGCGATGTACGGCCGCGTCGGCCTGTGCCGCGGCCGTTTTTCGACGATCGCCAATCTGCTGCTCGACGCGATCAACATCGCCGGCGGCAAGTTCGGCAAGGTCGGCGGATCGACCTTCGGCGCCTTTCCGCTCGCCGAAGGGGCCGAACCGCTGTCGGGTTATGGCGAACATCGCACCCGTGTCGGCGACCTCCCGGTGGTCGCGGGTTTGATGCCGGCCGCCGCGCTTCCCGACGACATATTGGAACCCGGCAAGGGCCGGGTCCGCGCCATGATGGTCATCGCCGGCAATCCCGTCCTGTCGGCGCCGGGGGGCGAGCGGCTCGAAAGGGCACTCGAGTCGCTCGCCCTCCTTTTTTCGGTCGATCTGTACGTGACCGAAACCAACCGCTTTGCACACTATATCCTTCCCGCGGCCACCTTCCTCGAAAAGGACGATATTCCGTTGATCGGGCTGTCGCACATGGTGCGCCCCTATATCCAGTATGCCCGCGCCGCAGTGCCGCCGATGGGCGAAGCACGGGAGGAAAAGGCGATTTTCGACAACCTCGTCGCGCGCATGGGGCTCGGCTCGATCGCGCCGACGCCGGGCCTGCGCTGGCTCGAACGCCAGGGCATGTCGATCACCCCGCTCACCCTCGTCGAACTCGCGCTGCGCCATGGCCCGCTCGGCAAACGCCGCGGCGAGGCGGCGCTGAGTTTCGCCAAGCTCGCCGGGATGCCGCACGGGACGATGCTCGACCTCCCGCTCACCTACGACGGCTGGGCCGACCATATCGCCACCGACGACCGGAGGATCCGTCTATGGCATCCGATCATCGCCGACGAGTTCGCCCGCTTCGCCACCGAGCATTCGTCGCCCGCCGGCGACGGGACGCTGAAGCTGTTCAGCCAGCGCAAGCTCAAGTCGATGAACAGCTGGATGCACAACCCCGAAAAACTGGCCCGTTCGCAGGGCCCGACCCTGCTCGTCCATCCCGCGGATGCGGCCCGGCACGGCCTCAGCGACGGGGGCGAGGCGCGGGTGGCGAACGAACATGGTTCGGTCGAGGTCGCGGTCGAGATCAGCGAAGATGTCGTCGAAGGCGCGGTCTGCTATCCGCACGGGTGGGGCCATAACGGCGGCTGGCGTCACGCGAACACCTTGCCCGGCGCGAACATCAACCTGCTGCTCGGGCTGGGCCCGGCGGCGGTCGAGCTCGTTTCGGGCACGACCTTTATCGACGGCCTTCCGGTGACGGTCACCCCGGTCGCGGCCTGA
- a CDS encoding TetR/AcrR family transcriptional regulator, whose translation MIDTELETEVARRTQARILDAANQVIAKVGYKRLRMEAVAKGSGITRQTIYNYFPNKQQLATAVLLREGALVNERAKQNIPDDLEGEALLSAAVLALVDAARAMPIFEGLFEEGSMGYVNELAEHSQVIERMMHDYWAPVIGRIAAAGRVRTDIAAERIEWWLSFVYRALLQRPAEDLDDRAGMDALVRNFLAPAVMSR comes from the coding sequence ATGATCGATACGGAACTCGAAACCGAGGTCGCGCGCCGGACACAGGCCCGCATATTGGACGCCGCGAATCAGGTGATCGCGAAGGTCGGTTACAAGCGGCTGCGGATGGAGGCGGTGGCGAAGGGCTCGGGGATCACGCGCCAGACGATCTACAATTATTTCCCGAACAAGCAGCAACTCGCGACCGCGGTGCTGCTGCGCGAAGGGGCGCTGGTCAACGAGCGCGCGAAGCAGAATATTCCGGACGATCTGGAAGGCGAGGCGCTGCTGTCGGCGGCGGTGCTGGCGCTGGTCGATGCGGCGCGCGCGATGCCGATCTTCGAGGGACTCTTCGAGGAAGGGTCGATGGGCTATGTCAACGAACTCGCCGAGCATTCGCAGGTCATCGAACGGATGATGCACGATTATTGGGCGCCGGTGATCGGGCGGATCGCGGCAGCGGGACGCGTTCGCACCGATATTGCCGCCGAGCGGATCGAATGGTGGCTGAGCTTCGTCTATCGCGCGCTGCTTCAGCGCCCGGCCGAGGATCTCGACGACCGCGCCGGCATGGACGCGCTGGTTCGCAACTTTCTGGCGCCGGCGGTGATGTCGCGCTGA
- a CDS encoding N-acyl-D-amino-acid deacylase family protein: MYGFDLVIKNGTIIDGTRFPRFRSDIGVKDGKIARIGHIADPGAARVVDAEGLIVAPGHIDTHTHYDAQIFWDPTCSNAGENGITTVVTGNCGFGFAPVHVHDRERAMLMMETTEQVPAIQMQTALPWSWETFPELVEAMRRTPKAVNLTMFLPLNAVMFYVMGEEAKHRRPTAAEIDRIKDLIHEAMDAGACGLSLSFMGHENNHVDVDGSPMPTDIMHPDDAAAMAAALKERQEGIIQVISQIGPVGDRSISEKLARETGRPILHNVFSVSEYTPDLHRQSMAWLDAMNEEDGVEMYAATVICRAWNETELFNSPGCSLDALDVYRELTFCKDPADKRAKLLDPEFRRRFNESYDPVMFEATAGGLADYTVIGMGAGSNDAKNYLGKTLGEIAAAEGKSEVDAFIDTALESDLRIELKTPGIAIDPAKVADLLSNGRVLAGASDGGAHTKNFSGGQWTTDLILWLVRDNDFLSLEEMHYRLSYQPARAMGIKDRGALLEGMAADILVYDLGELYFDQDRFDVVHDQPGGDWRRKARAGGYRQIFVNGEQTFERDRPVGATPGVYLGDSAPRPQIARAA, translated from the coding sequence ATGTACGGATTCGACCTCGTCATCAAGAACGGGACGATCATCGACGGCACGCGCTTTCCGCGCTTCAGGTCCGACATCGGGGTCAAGGACGGCAAGATCGCGCGGATCGGACATATCGCCGATCCCGGCGCGGCGCGCGTCGTCGATGCCGAAGGGCTGATCGTCGCGCCCGGCCATATCGACACCCACACCCATTATGACGCGCAGATCTTCTGGGATCCGACCTGCTCGAATGCGGGCGAGAACGGCATCACCACCGTCGTCACGGGCAATTGCGGTTTCGGCTTCGCGCCCGTCCATGTGCACGACCGCGAGCGCGCGATGTTGATGATGGAAACGACCGAGCAGGTTCCGGCGATCCAGATGCAGACCGCCCTCCCCTGGTCGTGGGAGACTTTCCCCGAACTGGTCGAGGCGATGCGGCGGACGCCCAAGGCAGTGAACCTGACCATGTTCCTGCCGCTCAACGCCGTGATGTTCTATGTGATGGGCGAGGAGGCGAAGCACCGCCGCCCGACCGCGGCCGAGATCGACCGGATCAAGGACCTGATCCACGAGGCGATGGATGCCGGCGCCTGCGGCCTGTCGCTGAGCTTCATGGGGCATGAGAACAACCATGTCGACGTCGATGGATCGCCGATGCCGACCGATATCATGCACCCTGACGATGCCGCCGCGATGGCGGCCGCACTCAAGGAGCGGCAGGAGGGGATCATTCAGGTAATCTCGCAGATCGGCCCGGTCGGCGACCGTTCGATCAGCGAGAAACTGGCGCGCGAGACCGGCCGCCCGATCCTCCACAACGTCTTCTCGGTCAGCGAATATACGCCCGACCTCCACCGGCAGAGCATGGCATGGCTCGACGCGATGAACGAAGAGGACGGGGTCGAGATGTACGCCGCGACGGTCATCTGCCGCGCGTGGAACGAAACCGAGTTGTTCAACTCGCCGGGCTGTTCGCTCGACGCGCTCGACGTCTATCGCGAACTGACCTTCTGCAAGGACCCCGCCGACAAGCGCGCGAAACTGCTCGATCCCGAATTCCGCCGCCGTTTCAACGAAAGCTATGACCCCGTGATGTTCGAGGCGACCGCGGGCGGCCTCGCCGATTACACCGTGATCGGCATGGGCGCCGGTTCGAACGATGCCAAAAACTATCTCGGCAAGACGCTGGGCGAGATCGCCGCGGCCGAAGGCAAAAGCGAAGTCGACGCCTTCATCGACACCGCGCTCGAAAGCGACCTCCGGATCGAACTCAAGACGCCGGGAATCGCGATCGACCCCGCGAAAGTCGCCGATCTGCTGTCGAACGGCCGCGTCCTCGCCGGTGCGTCGGACGGCGGTGCGCACACCAAGAATTTCAGCGGAGGCCAGTGGACCACCGACCTGATCCTGTGGCTCGTCCGCGACAACGACTTCCTCTCGCTCGAGGAGATGCACTACCGCCTCTCGTACCAGCCCGCGCGCGCCATGGGCATCAAGGACCGCGGCGCGCTGCTCGAGGGTATGGCGGCCGATATCCTCGTCTATGATCTTGGCGAACTTTATTTCGATCAGGACCGGTTCGACGTCGTCCACGATCAGCCCGGCGGCGACTGGCGGCGCAAGGCGCGCGCCGGGGGATATCGCCAGATCTTCGTGAACGGCGAGCAGACTTTCGAGCGCGACCGCCCGGTAGGCGCGACGCCCGGCGTCTATCTGGGCGACAGCGCGCCGCGCCCGCAGATCGCCCGCGCCGCCTGA
- a CDS encoding SDR family NAD(P)-dependent oxidoreductase — MLKDKVILVVGGSTGIGRATAIACGQAGATVVVGARDRAKAEEVAGKAARAGAPRTLGLPVDVRSSEAVDAFVSAAADSFGRLDGAVNNAGVEGRLAPMHRLTDADYAEIMDVNARGVFFAMRAEIAAMGESGGAIVNVGSVGSFTGLVGQSVYAASKHAVWALTRSAAVENAGRGIRINMVAPAGTETPMLHRVLQGDEEAMRGAAKMHPIGRFGTPEESAAAIVWLLSDAASFVCGQSIGVDGGYSATLGFNPQAALAG, encoded by the coding sequence GTGCTCAAGGACAAGGTCATCCTCGTCGTCGGCGGCTCGACGGGCATCGGACGCGCGACCGCAATCGCCTGCGGACAGGCGGGCGCGACCGTTGTCGTCGGCGCCCGCGACCGCGCGAAGGCAGAAGAGGTCGCCGGCAAAGCCGCGCGCGCCGGTGCACCGCGCACGCTGGGACTCCCCGTCGACGTGCGCTCGTCCGAAGCGGTCGACGCCTTCGTCTCGGCCGCCGCGGACAGCTTCGGCCGCCTCGACGGTGCGGTGAACAACGCCGGAGTCGAGGGGCGGCTGGCCCCGATGCATCGGCTGACCGATGCCGATTATGCCGAGATCATGGACGTCAACGCACGCGGCGTCTTTTTCGCGATGCGCGCCGAGATCGCGGCGATGGGCGAGAGCGGCGGCGCCATCGTCAATGTCGGATCGGTGGGATCGTTCACCGGGCTCGTCGGCCAGTCGGTTTATGCCGCATCGAAGCACGCGGTCTGGGCGCTCACCCGCTCGGCGGCAGTGGAGAATGCCGGGCGCGGCATCCGCATCAACATGGTCGCGCCGGCCGGCACCGAAACGCCGATGCTCCACCGCGTCCTGCAGGGCGATGAGGAAGCGATGCGCGGCGCAGCGAAGATGCATCCCATCGGCCGTTTCGGCACGCCGGAGGAAAGCGCCGCCGCGATCGTCTGGCTGCTCTCCGACGCGGCCTCGTTCGTCTGCGGCCAGTCGATCGGCGTCGACGGCGGTTATTCGGCGACGCTTGGTTTCAACCCGCAGGCTGCGCTCGCCGGCTAG
- a CDS encoding TetR family transcriptional regulator — translation MTDQPATAQRIVEAARSLMIERGLLEVSIADISERAGTNVALVSYYFGNREGLMIAIIEGDARRASGHLERLLAADISPTAKMEIHVKGLIEAYFERPYLNRLLQKLLREASSEASAKVGATFVQPVIEARRAIIADGVARGEFRPVDANLVSFAIDGACAHLFSSVQSRRTILGDGSLEHDLVERYTATVTGLVVGGLLMR, via the coding sequence ATGACCGACCAACCGGCGACCGCGCAGCGCATCGTCGAGGCGGCGCGCAGCCTGATGATAGAACGCGGATTGCTCGAGGTATCGATCGCCGACATATCGGAACGCGCGGGGACCAATGTCGCGCTCGTCAGCTATTATTTCGGCAATCGCGAAGGGCTGATGATCGCGATCATCGAGGGTGACGCGCGGCGCGCCTCGGGGCATCTCGAACGCCTGCTCGCGGCCGATATCTCGCCGACGGCGAAGATGGAAATCCACGTTAAGGGATTGATCGAAGCCTATTTCGAGCGGCCTTATCTCAATCGCTTGCTCCAGAAGCTGCTCCGCGAGGCGTCGTCCGAAGCCTCGGCGAAAGTCGGTGCGACCTTCGTCCAGCCGGTGATCGAGGCGCGGCGCGCGATCATCGCCGACGGCGTCGCGCGCGGCGAATTCCGCCCCGTCGACGCCAATCTCGTCAGTTTCGCGATCGATGGCGCGTGCGCTCATCTCTTCTCCTCGGTGCAGTCGCGGCGCACCATCCTCGGCGACGGATCGCTCGAACATGATCTCGTCGAACGCTATACCGCGACGGTCACCGGTCTGGTCGTCGGCGGCCTGCTAATGCGCTAG
- a CDS encoding aldehyde dehydrogenase family protein, producing the protein MNFETGYSMLIDGALVTSDAQIEVINPATGQVFAAAPDCSADQLDMAVSAAQRAFKTWRAVPIAERQACLLKAADILAANAEQLARLFTREQGRPTDGALSEVGIAVAWLRAYAAMTPPTHVIDKGDGQRIETSYVPLGVVCAISPWNFPINLSVWKIAPALAAGNTIVLKPSPFTPLCMLKIGELLKDVFPAGVLNIVSGADALGPLMTAHPGFAKISFTGSTATGKRVMESAAKDLKRLTLELGGNDAAIVMPDVDLDDVAQKIFFGAFFNSAQICVATKRLYVHDSIYDDLRDRLAAIAQAVKLGDGSEQGTVLGPLQNRRQFDRVTALIDDARTAGLALVEGPAGPDTGGYFIPVTIIDNPPEDAAVVQEEAFGPVLPMMRFRELDEVIDRANASEYGLAGAVWSKDVDQAVAIARRLETGTVWINQNLMLRPDTPFAGHKQSGFGVENGMEGMLEYMVPQSIYIPLPS; encoded by the coding sequence ATGAATTTCGAAACCGGCTATTCGATGCTCATCGATGGCGCGCTGGTCACCAGCGACGCGCAGATCGAAGTGATCAACCCCGCGACCGGACAGGTCTTCGCCGCCGCGCCCGATTGCTCGGCGGACCAGCTCGATATGGCGGTGAGCGCCGCACAGCGCGCGTTCAAGACATGGCGCGCGGTACCGATCGCAGAACGGCAGGCGTGCCTGCTCAAGGCGGCCGACATTCTCGCCGCCAACGCCGAGCAGCTCGCGCGCCTGTTCACGCGCGAACAGGGGCGCCCGACCGACGGCGCGCTGTCGGAAGTCGGCATCGCGGTGGCGTGGCTGCGCGCCTATGCGGCGATGACGCCGCCGACCCATGTGATCGACAAGGGCGACGGACAGCGGATCGAGACGAGCTATGTTCCGCTCGGCGTCGTCTGCGCGATTTCGCCGTGGAATTTCCCGATCAATCTCTCGGTCTGGAAGATTGCCCCCGCGCTCGCCGCGGGCAACACGATCGTCCTGAAACCATCGCCCTTCACGCCGCTCTGCATGCTCAAGATCGGCGAGCTTCTGAAAGATGTGTTTCCGGCGGGGGTGCTCAACATCGTCTCGGGCGCCGACGCGCTCGGCCCGCTGATGACCGCGCACCCCGGCTTCGCCAAAATCTCGTTCACCGGCTCGACCGCGACCGGCAAGCGCGTGATGGAAAGCGCAGCGAAGGATCTGAAGCGCCTGACGCTCGAACTCGGCGGTAACGACGCCGCGATCGTCATGCCCGACGTCGACCTCGACGATGTGGCGCAGAAGATTTTCTTCGGCGCCTTCTTCAACAGCGCGCAAATCTGCGTCGCGACCAAGCGGCTCTATGTCCACGACAGCATCTATGACGACCTGCGCGACCGGCTCGCGGCGATTGCGCAGGCGGTCAAGCTCGGCGACGGGAGCGAACAGGGCACCGTTCTCGGCCCGCTTCAGAACCGCCGCCAGTTCGACCGGGTGACCGCGCTGATCGACGATGCCCGAACCGCCGGCCTCGCGCTCGTCGAAGGGCCCGCCGGCCCCGATACCGGCGGCTATTTCATCCCCGTCACGATCATCGACAATCCGCCCGAGGATGCCGCAGTGGTGCAGGAAGAAGCCTTTGGCCCCGTCCTGCCGATGATGCGCTTTCGCGAGCTCGACGAGGTCATCGACCGGGCGAACGCCAGCGAATATGGCCTTGCCGGCGCCGTCTGGTCGAAAGACGTCGATCAGGCCGTCGCAATCGCGCGCCGGCTCGAAACCGGCACGGTGTGGATCAACCAGAATCTAATGCTCCGCCCCGACACCCCCTTCGCAGGACACAAGCAGAGCGGCTTCGGGGTCGAAAACGGCATGGAAGGAATGCTCGAATATATGGTGCCGCAAAGCATCTATATTCCGTTGCCATCGTGA
- a CDS encoding carboxymuconolactone decarboxylase family protein encodes MKRLNWSEVAPAGAKALYGVHHYVTNNTALPEELIHLVFLRVSQINGCAHCIDLHSRDLLKTMSIDKVALLPVWEEVPHLFPDQYRAALAWAEEVTRVSETHASDEAYAAAAEAFEPKDLVDLTIAIAAVNAFNRLGAPFRLPVAAKP; translated from the coding sequence ATGAAGCGGTTGAATTGGTCCGAAGTCGCTCCCGCCGGAGCGAAGGCGCTGTACGGTGTGCACCATTATGTCACCAACAACACGGCCCTCCCTGAAGAACTGATTCACCTCGTCTTCCTCCGGGTCTCCCAGATCAACGGATGCGCTCACTGCATCGATCTGCATAGCCGGGACCTCCTCAAGACCATGTCGATCGACAAAGTCGCGCTGCTTCCGGTGTGGGAGGAAGTCCCGCATCTCTTCCCCGACCAGTATCGCGCGGCTCTGGCCTGGGCGGAGGAAGTCACGCGCGTCAGCGAGACGCATGCTTCCGACGAGGCCTATGCAGCAGCAGCCGAGGCATTCGAGCCGAAAGATCTTGTGGACCTGACGATCGCGATCGCGGCGGTGAACGCCTTCAACAGGCTCGGCGCACCATTCCGCCTTCCAGTTGCGGCCAAGCCCTGA